Proteins encoded by one window of Arachis hypogaea cultivar Tifrunner chromosome 1, arahy.Tifrunner.gnm2.J5K5, whole genome shotgun sequence:
- the LOC112708753 gene encoding uncharacterized protein: protein MTWRRLLEPVAAHASLLCFTALLLLKLHHRLSLSWWIIFFPLWIFHAIVARGRFSLPGLSARHNQNWATGHAVVAMPLLTAFELLLCIYLESICVRGAQVVNMKIVFLPLLIFEIIILMENFRLCRALMPGDEENMSAEHFSVAISRVFFITATIFTLLKLSGDLLVLSWWDLFVNLAIVECFAFLVCTKWSNLVTSGLVVSSEGNRRLKRMCNMQDIIMEVPVIVFQILICRYLEGAPACAEKKPAPSFFSFLFQLQSAGVMFAASALVEKLILLLNSGAAPRIYSRGVSRVHDCYLGLLHHGSRFLGWFSIAERSQEEQEKLDCEGSSGYNTFSGNPPVPEIIKKMPKKDLAEEVWRLQTALGEQAEITKCREREYERLKNEKILCRICFQREISIVLLPCRHRSLCSTCAAKCKNCPICRDNIIMRLPVYDA, encoded by the exons ATGACGTGGCGGAGGCTGTTAGAGCCTGTGGCTGCACACGCCTCCCTTCTCTGCTTCACTGCTTTGCTTCTTCTAAAGCTTCACCACCGCCTCTCCTTATCGTGGTG GATAATATTCTTTCCTCTTTGGATCTTTCATGCCATTGTGGCTCGAGGGAGGTTTTCATTGCCAGGGTTGTCAGCCCGACATAATCAAAAT TGGGCAACAGGTCATGCTGTCGTTGCAATGCCATTACTTACTGCATTTGAACTGCTCCTTTGTATATATCTTGAGAGCATATGTG TTCGTGGTGCTCAAGTAGTCAATATGAAgattgtgttccttccattacTAATATTTGAAATCATTATTCTCATGGAAAATTTCAG ATTATGTAGGGCTCTAATGCCAGGGGATGAAGAAAACATGAGTGCTGAG CACTTTTCGGTTGCAATCTCTAGGGTCTTCTTCATTACTGCTACAATTTTCACACTCTTAAAACTGAGTG GTGATTTACTCGTTCTCAGCTGGTGGGATTTATTTGTTAACCTTGC CATCGTCGAGTGCTTTGCTTTTCTTGTATGTACAAAGTGGTCCAATCTGGTCACCAGTGGTTTAGTGGTTTCTTCAGAGGGAAATCGACGCCTGAAGAGAATGTGTAACATGCAAGACATAATCATGGAAGTACCAGTTATAGTATTCCAGATTCTAATTTGTAGGTATTTAGAG GGGGCACCTGCTTGTGCTGAAAAGAAACCTGCACcgagtttcttttcttttcttttccagctGCAAAGTGCTGGTGTAATGTTTGCAGCATCTGCCTTAGTGGAGAAACTTATACTGCTATTAAATAGTGGAGCTGCTCCAAGAATATATTCTAGAGGTGTTTCAAGAGTTCATGATTGTTACTTGGGCCTCTTGCACCATGGTTCTAG ATTTTTAGGTTGGTTTTCAATTGCTGAAAGGAGCCAGGAAGAACAGGAAAAATTGGACTGTGAAGGATCTTCtgg TTATAATACGTTCTCTGGCAACCCACCTGTACCTGAGATCATTAAGAAAATGCCTAAAAAGGATCTTGCTGAGGAG GTTTGGAGACTGCAGACAGCTCTTGGCGAGCAGGCAGAAATTACAAAATGCCGCGAGCGGGAGTATGAAAGGCTTAAAAAT GAGAAAATATTATGCAGAATTTGTTTTCAGAGAGAGATTAGCATTGTACTACTTCCATGCAGGCATCGCAGTCTTTGCAG CACATGCGCGGCGAAATGCAAGAACTGCCCAATCTGCCGCGACAATATTATAATGCGATTACCCGTATATGATGCTTAG